The Pseudofrankia inefficax genome window below encodes:
- a CDS encoding keywimysin-related RiPP, with product MKATYQAPTLQDAGSFRDLTGYGFVGVGGFGGWGGGGWGGWGGGWGGWGGGGGWGGWGGGW from the coding sequence ATGAAGGCTACGTATCAGGCCCCGACCCTCCAGGATGCCGGGTCCTTCCGCGACCTCACCGGGTACGGCTTCGTCGGCGTCGGCGGCTTCGGCGGCTGGGGCGGCGGCGGCTGGGGCGGCTGGGGCGGCGGCTGGGGCGGCTGGGGCGGCGGCGGCGGCTGGGGTGGCTGGGGCGGCGGCTGGTAA
- a CDS encoding FAD-dependent monooxygenase translates to MRIVCVGGGPAGLYFAICAKRRNPDHEITVLERDPAGATHGWGVAYWEPLIDNMFHNDPVCALAVQDAAALWQEHRLAVGTRTAYLPGHGYGIQRSVLLDVFARRATELGVRLHYRQGIVDEAELRALCAENDLVVAADGGRSQVRRLAGTDVFGTRLEEGLNPYIWLGTDQRFTDFRFAFQRTPHGWIWFHAYPSASDVGTCVFECAPTTWTGLGLDRLDDAAGRELLETIFADQLAGHRLLGGGEGDRGTSRPAHWQRFTHVSNRSWRHDNIVLIGDAAHTTHFTFGSGTALAMMDAVMLARFLRRHDGDLPAALTAFDTAGRKALGRVQAHARRGSDWFERIDDLFDNELASPQDSIDGPDPVTVAAALSSRHGGGIQPLRRRVLRSNQVPAVRRVRREASTGGRWLRERRRARELTRAG, encoded by the coding sequence ATGAGGATTGTTTGTGTCGGCGGCGGGCCCGCCGGGCTGTACTTCGCGATCTGCGCCAAGCGGCGCAACCCCGACCACGAGATCACCGTGCTGGAGCGGGACCCGGCTGGAGCGACCCACGGCTGGGGGGTCGCCTACTGGGAGCCGTTGATCGACAACATGTTTCACAACGACCCGGTCTGCGCGCTGGCAGTGCAGGACGCCGCGGCGCTGTGGCAGGAGCACCGGCTCGCCGTCGGCACTCGGACGGCCTACCTGCCCGGCCACGGCTACGGCATCCAGCGGTCGGTCCTGCTCGACGTGTTCGCGCGGCGCGCGACCGAGCTCGGTGTCCGGCTGCACTACCGCCAGGGCATCGTCGACGAGGCGGAGCTGCGCGCGTTGTGCGCGGAGAACGACCTGGTGGTCGCGGCGGACGGCGGGCGCAGCCAGGTGCGGCGGCTGGCCGGGACGGACGTCTTCGGCACCCGTCTCGAAGAGGGCCTGAACCCGTATATCTGGCTGGGCACCGACCAGCGGTTCACGGACTTCCGATTCGCGTTCCAGCGCACGCCACATGGCTGGATCTGGTTCCACGCCTACCCGTCAGCGTCGGATGTCGGGACCTGCGTGTTCGAGTGCGCGCCGACGACCTGGACCGGGCTCGGTCTGGACCGACTCGACGACGCGGCGGGGCGCGAGCTGCTGGAGACGATCTTCGCCGACCAGCTCGCCGGCCACCGGCTCCTCGGCGGCGGCGAAGGCGACCGGGGCACGAGTCGGCCGGCCCACTGGCAGCGGTTCACCCATGTCAGCAATCGCTCGTGGCGGCACGACAACATCGTGCTGATCGGCGACGCCGCGCACACCACTCACTTCACCTTCGGGTCCGGAACCGCGCTGGCGATGATGGACGCCGTCATGCTCGCCCGGTTCCTGCGCCGGCACGACGGCGACCTCCCGGCGGCGCTGACGGCGTTCGACACCGCCGGGCGCAAGGCACTCGGCCGGGTGCAGGCGCACGCGCGCAGGGGATCGGACTGGTTCGAACGGATCGACGACCTCTTCGACAACGAGCTGGCCAGCCCGCAGGACAGTATCGACGGGCCCGATCCGGTGACGGTCGCCGCGGCGCTGTCCAGCCGCCATGGCGGCGGTATCCAGCCGCTGCGCCGCCGCGTGCTGCGCTCGAACCAGGTCCCGGCGGTGCGCCGGGTGCGCCGGGAGGCCAGCACGGGCGGCCGCTGGCTGCGCGAGCGCCGCCGCGCCCGCGAGCTGACCCGAGCCGGCTAG
- a CDS encoding DNA polymerase III subunit delta' translates to MTVWDALVGQDAVVETLEAAAAAATLVGGPQGALAAARAGMTHSWLFTGPAGAGRTDAARAFAAALSCVRADGTSARPGCGECVGCHTVLTDTAADLRTVRAEGLSLGVQDVRALVRDAASAPTSGRYRILLIEEADRLTDSAANALLKALEEPAQRSVFLLCAPSVDDVMPTIRSRCRVVALRLPTVDDLVGALRRDGVDEATAQVAARAAQGHLGRARLLATDDETRGRRAQVLALPSRLGRVAECLAAAGDLVAAANADAQTANSERDEAEAGALRTALGMGATSSGGTGRTKRVTKAAPKAKTMMVRGAAGALKDLEKSQKSRGRRTVLDSLDRALLDLAGLYRDVLARQLGATVDPVNPDATREIASLAARATPERTLQRLEAVLATRDALAANPGLVAQLTVESLALTLREP, encoded by the coding sequence ATGACCGTCTGGGACGCGCTCGTCGGCCAGGACGCGGTGGTCGAGACCCTGGAGGCGGCGGCTGCCGCCGCGACACTCGTCGGCGGTCCGCAGGGAGCGCTCGCGGCCGCCCGCGCCGGGATGACCCACTCGTGGCTGTTCACCGGTCCTGCCGGCGCTGGCCGGACGGACGCGGCTCGGGCCTTCGCCGCCGCGCTGAGCTGCGTGCGCGCCGACGGCACCAGCGCGCGGCCAGGCTGCGGGGAGTGCGTCGGCTGCCACACGGTGCTCACCGACACCGCGGCCGACCTGCGCACGGTGCGGGCCGAGGGGCTCTCACTCGGGGTCCAGGACGTCCGGGCGCTGGTCCGCGACGCGGCGAGCGCGCCGACCAGCGGCCGGTACCGGATCCTGCTCATCGAGGAGGCCGACCGGCTGACCGACTCGGCCGCGAACGCGCTGCTGAAGGCGCTGGAGGAGCCGGCGCAGCGTTCGGTGTTCCTGCTGTGCGCGCCCTCCGTTGACGACGTCATGCCGACGATCCGGTCCCGCTGCCGGGTGGTGGCGCTGCGGCTGCCGACCGTCGACGACCTGGTCGGAGCGCTGCGGCGCGACGGGGTCGACGAGGCGACGGCCCAGGTCGCGGCCAGGGCGGCGCAAGGCCACCTCGGCCGGGCGCGGCTGCTGGCCACCGACGACGAGACCCGGGGCCGCCGGGCTCAGGTGCTGGCGCTCCCGAGCCGGCTCGGACGGGTCGCCGAGTGCCTGGCGGCGGCCGGCGACCTCGTCGCCGCCGCGAACGCCGACGCCCAGACCGCGAACTCCGAGCGCGACGAGGCGGAGGCCGGCGCGCTGCGCACCGCGCTCGGCATGGGCGCCACCTCGTCCGGGGGCACCGGCCGGACCAAACGTGTCACGAAGGCCGCCCCGAAGGCGAAGACGATGATGGTGCGCGGCGCGGCCGGCGCCCTCAAGGACCTGGAGAAGTCGCAGAAGAGCCGGGGCCGGCGCACCGTCCTGGACTCGCTCGACCGGGCCCTGCTCGACCTCGCCGGCCTGTACCGCGACGTCCTCGCCCGACAGCTCGGCGCAACCGTCGACCCGGTCAATCCGGACGCCACCCGCGAGATCGCGAGCCTGGCGGCCAGGGCGACGCCGGAGCGCACGCTGCAGCGCCTGGAGGCGGTGCTCGCCACCCGCGACGCCCTGGCGGCCAACCCTGGGCTGGTCGCCCAGCTCACCGTCGAGTCCCTCGCCCTGACGCTTCGAGAGCCCTAG